The following are encoded in a window of Paenibacillus polymyxa genomic DNA:
- a CDS encoding glycoside hydrolase family 1 protein translates to MAKHTIQIPSNFIMGAAASAWQTEGWSGKKEGQDSYLDQWYKNDRYVWHNGYGPAVATDFYNRYTEDIALMKQIGLTHYRTSINWSRFLTDYENVVVDEAYADYMGRVIDELIASGVEPMICLEHYEVPAYLLDKYEGWSSKHVVELFVKYAEKVFERYGDRVKHWFTFNEPIVVQTRVYLDALRYPYEQNTRKWLQWNYNKTLATAKCVQLFKAKNYSQHGAKIGVILNPEVTYARSSAPHDQHAAHVYDLFYNRVFLDPLIKGEYPQELFDLMGKHDIAFEATTEELTVIKKNTVDYVGINLYYPHRVKAQSKAWNENTPFHPSYYYEHFDLPGKRMNKSRGWEIYPKIIYDMGMRIKNEYHNIEWFVAENGMGIENEVAFKNEEHIIQDDYRIDFITEHLYYTLQAVEAGSNCTGYMLWAFTDNVSPMNAFKNRYGLVEINLDNDRSRHLKKSGYWYQAAIKERSFVADLDEEYK, encoded by the coding sequence ATGGCTAAACATACGATACAAATTCCGTCGAATTTCATCATGGGTGCAGCGGCTTCCGCTTGGCAGACAGAGGGATGGAGCGGTAAAAAAGAAGGTCAGGACTCATACCTAGACCAATGGTACAAAAATGACCGCTATGTCTGGCACAATGGATATGGACCCGCGGTTGCAACCGACTTTTATAATCGCTATACCGAAGATATTGCGCTGATGAAGCAGATTGGACTAACCCATTATCGGACTTCTATTAATTGGTCCCGCTTCTTAACGGATTATGAGAATGTAGTGGTGGATGAAGCGTATGCGGATTATATGGGCCGGGTCATTGATGAGCTGATTGCAAGCGGAGTCGAGCCGATGATTTGTCTGGAACACTATGAGGTACCCGCTTATTTGCTGGACAAATATGAGGGCTGGTCCTCCAAGCATGTAGTGGAACTGTTTGTAAAATATGCGGAAAAAGTGTTTGAACGGTATGGCGATCGGGTCAAGCACTGGTTTACGTTTAATGAGCCCATTGTTGTACAAACGCGTGTCTATCTAGATGCCCTCCGCTATCCCTATGAACAAAATACGCGGAAGTGGCTGCAATGGAACTATAATAAAACGCTGGCTACCGCGAAGTGTGTACAGCTTTTCAAAGCAAAAAACTATAGTCAGCACGGGGCTAAAATAGGCGTTATTCTGAATCCCGAAGTCACGTATGCCCGATCAAGCGCCCCTCATGACCAACACGCGGCGCATGTGTATGATTTATTTTACAATCGAGTATTTCTGGACCCGCTTATTAAAGGCGAATACCCACAAGAATTGTTCGATCTCATGGGCAAGCATGATATTGCATTTGAAGCTACAACGGAAGAACTGACCGTGATTAAGAAAAATACCGTTGACTACGTCGGAATCAATCTCTATTATCCCCACCGGGTCAAAGCGCAGAGTAAAGCGTGGAATGAAAACACACCCTTCCACCCCTCTTACTACTATGAGCATTTTGATCTTCCGGGTAAAAGAATGAACAAATCACGGGGCTGGGAGATTTATCCGAAAATCATTTACGATATGGGAATGCGTATCAAGAACGAATATCACAATATCGAGTGGTTTGTCGCAGAAAATGGTATGGGCATTGAGAATGAGGTTGCCTTCAAAAATGAGGAACACATCATTCAGGACGACTATCGTATTGACTTTATAACTGAGCATTTATACTACACGTTACAAGCTGTAGAAGCAGGCTCCAACTGTACAGGTTATATGCTGTGGGCCTTTACAGACAACGTTTCTCCCATGAATGCTTTTAAAAATCGCTATGGACTGGTGGAAATTAACCTAGACAATGATCGAAGTCGGCATTTGAAGAAATCCGGCTACTGGTATCAAGCTGCTATCAAGGAACGCTCGTTTGTTGCTGATCTGGATGAAGAGTATAAGTAG
- a CDS encoding PTS sugar transporter subunit IIB codes for MKKIILACAAGMSTSILVSKMKKEAAARSIELNIEAIPESTIKEELEGITDSVIAILLGPQVRMRKKAVTEIAAPYSIPVDVIDTLAYGRGNGAAVLDQALKLAGENI; via the coding sequence ATGAAAAAAATTATTCTGGCATGTGCTGCGGGTATGTCCACATCCATTTTGGTTTCTAAAATGAAAAAAGAAGCAGCAGCAAGATCCATAGAGCTGAACATCGAAGCCATCCCCGAAAGCACCATTAAGGAAGAGCTGGAAGGCATTACAGATTCTGTGATTGCTATTTTGCTCGGACCTCAAGTACGGATGCGTAAAAAGGCAGTAACCGAAATTGCTGCTCCCTATAGCATTCCTGTAGATGTCATTGACACGTTGGCTTATGGTAGAGGAAACGGTGCAGCAGTCCTGGATCAAGCCTTGAAGCTGGCTGGCGAGAACATCTAA
- a CDS encoding DUF1796 family putative cysteine peptidase, with amino-acid sequence MRLAQLAGEYEAVFSLGQNCTPAIQLEKNRLRPFAGVLDWMMSDTLSDVNRLLENRFAGFMDLPNLSVVGTSQLNYMVRDIAYNVISVHDFPQERNTSSDLVTYPEFREKIDRRIERFFAKTQMAKRSLFVRMLGTYEEVEELERILSGMVANEFRLLVVNCSGVTELTEVDWQLPHVCAVEMPFADVWNYKSDPHWRTLFKEMTLSSERGGRRA; translated from the coding sequence ATGAGACTCGCACAGCTGGCAGGGGAATATGAAGCGGTCTTCAGTCTGGGACAAAACTGTACACCTGCCATTCAATTGGAAAAGAACCGTTTGCGGCCGTTTGCCGGGGTACTGGATTGGATGATGTCTGACACGCTGTCCGATGTGAACCGCTTGCTAGAAAATCGGTTTGCCGGATTTATGGATTTGCCCAATTTAAGTGTCGTTGGTACGAGCCAACTGAATTATATGGTCAGAGATATCGCTTATAATGTGATCTCGGTGCATGATTTTCCACAGGAACGCAATACGTCCTCAGATCTGGTGACCTATCCCGAGTTCAGGGAAAAGATAGACCGTCGTATCGAACGTTTTTTTGCAAAAACACAGATGGCGAAGCGCAGCTTGTTCGTCCGTATGCTGGGAACCTATGAAGAAGTAGAGGAACTGGAACGTATCTTGTCAGGTATGGTAGCGAATGAATTTCGTTTGTTGGTGGTGAATTGTTCCGGTGTAACGGAGTTGACGGAGGTGGATTGGCAGCTTCCACATGTATGCGCGGTGGAAATGCCTTTTGCCGATGTATGGAATTACAAAAGTGATCCGCACTGGCGTACCCTTTTTAAAGAGATGACCTTGTCTTCGGAAAGGGGAGGGCGTCGTGCTTGA
- a CDS encoding DUF1796 family putative cysteine peptidase, which produces MLERLQGDYDAAFSLGGHCLPSIQLDKNGLRPYAGPLDWMISGNLSQVSRLLDARFAGFMDVDSLRVTGHDYGEHNFMVEDANYGITAAHHFPVSENTSEQLTSYPAFKTTLDRRTARLLDQFTLASRLLLVRLGGSREQAVELHDVLLQRITHDFRLLYVDYTGNDGVTELDWGLERLVSVELPPEDIWNGQDEMWRYMLENVRLHL; this is translated from the coding sequence GTGCTTGAGCGGTTGCAGGGGGATTATGATGCTGCATTCAGTCTGGGTGGACATTGCTTGCCTTCCATTCAGCTGGATAAAAACGGACTGCGTCCCTATGCGGGTCCGCTGGACTGGATGATCTCCGGTAACTTGTCACAGGTCAGTCGCTTGCTGGACGCCCGTTTTGCCGGTTTTATGGATGTTGATAGTCTGCGTGTCACGGGGCACGATTACGGCGAGCATAACTTCATGGTCGAGGATGCAAACTATGGGATTACAGCGGCACACCATTTTCCGGTTAGCGAGAATACATCGGAGCAGCTGACTTCCTATCCTGCATTCAAAACGACGCTTGATCGCCGCACCGCACGTCTACTGGATCAATTCACGCTTGCGTCCCGTCTGCTACTGGTTCGTCTCGGGGGCAGTCGGGAGCAAGCGGTGGAACTACATGATGTGTTATTGCAGAGGATTACACACGATTTTCGCTTGTTATACGTGGATTATACAGGGAATGATGGTGTGACGGAGCTGGATTGGGGATTGGAGCGGCTGGTTTCAGTGGAGCTACCGCCTGAGGATATATGGAACGGTCAGGATGAGATGTGGCGTTATATGCTGGAAAATGTCAGGCTGCATCTCTGA
- a CDS encoding NAD-dependent epimerase/dehydratase family protein: protein MKALVTGGAGFIGSQLVRALADSGIRVHVLDNLTTGNIANVDPRAVMHIADIRSSEARTLLIRESPDIVFHLAAQADVQQSIHQPDEDADVNVLGTIHLLQACHEAGVSKFIFASTSGVYGELQKQCIQEDDPVEPISGYGLSKLTAESYIRLFYRLYGLNYTILRYGNVYGPGQAAKGEGGVVALFMERLKKGSPLLIHGDGTQTRDFVYVKDVVRANMAAIHAADQRTVHVSTGRTTSINRLAYDLLKLHGSSVRPVYSPARAGDIHHSCLSNAVARHWLRWEPLYGISAGLQETYVSSMGSGKEGMS, encoded by the coding sequence GTGAAGGCTTTGGTCACCGGGGGAGCCGGATTTATTGGTTCTCAGCTGGTACGTGCGCTTGCTGATTCGGGCATCAGAGTGCATGTGCTGGATAATCTGACGACCGGGAATATCGCAAATGTGGACCCGCGCGCAGTCATGCATATTGCGGATATTCGCAGCTCTGAAGCTAGGACGCTGCTGATTCGGGAAAGCCCGGATATTGTGTTTCACTTGGCCGCACAGGCGGATGTACAGCAATCCATCCATCAACCCGATGAGGACGCGGATGTGAACGTGCTGGGGACGATTCATTTGTTGCAGGCTTGTCATGAAGCCGGTGTGTCAAAATTTATATTTGCGTCCACGTCAGGTGTATATGGAGAGCTACAAAAGCAATGTATACAGGAAGACGATCCCGTGGAGCCGATTTCAGGCTACGGACTGTCCAAGCTGACCGCAGAATCGTATATTCGACTTTTTTATCGGCTGTACGGGTTGAACTACACGATTTTGCGTTATGGAAATGTGTATGGTCCCGGTCAGGCTGCGAAGGGAGAGGGTGGTGTAGTCGCTCTCTTTATGGAGCGGCTGAAAAAAGGAAGCCCCTTGCTCATTCACGGCGATGGGACACAAACCCGCGACTTTGTGTACGTCAAGGATGTCGTTCGAGCGAATATGGCGGCTATTCATGCAGCGGACCAACGCACAGTACATGTAAGTACGGGACGAACGACGTCCATCAATCGACTGGCCTACGATTTACTAAAGCTGCATGGTTCGTCTGTCCGCCCTGTATATTCACCGGCGCGAGCGGGAGACATTCACCATAGCTGTCTTAGTAACGCAGTCGCCAGACATTGGCTTCGTTGGGAACCGCTATACGGCATTTCTGCCGGTTTACAGGAAACGTATGTGAGCAGTATGGGCTCAGGCAAAGAAGGTATGTCTTGA